The Paracoccus liaowanqingii genome window below encodes:
- a CDS encoding adenosylcobalamin-dependent ribonucleoside-diphosphate reductase, with protein MSRFAVPIAEQIWNMKYRMKDAEGQPVDATVEDSWRRVARDLARVESDPAKWEDKFYTALEDFKYLPAGRILAGAGTGRSVTLFNCFVMGTVPDSMAGIFDMLKEAALTMQQGGGIGYDFSTVRPRGAAVKGVAADASGPLSFMDVWDAMCRTIMSAGSRRGAMMATMRCDHPDVEQFIEAKQDSARLRMFNLSVLITDDFMEAVRADGPWELKFDGRVYSTVQALDLWNRIMKATYDFAEPGVIFIDRINKANNLSYVETIAATNPCGEQPLPPYGACLLGSINLARLVTDPFTDAAQLDPEGLNDLVRTAVRMMDNVVDASKFPLEAQAEEARNKRRIGLGVTGLADALLMLGLRYGADDAVEQTRVWMKAIARAAYLASVDLAKEKGAFPLFDAEKYLASGFMSKMDEDVRDAIREHGIRNALLTSIAPTGTISLYAGNVSSGIEPVFAYAYTRKVLQKDGSRTEEEVVDYAVQMWRDLKGDAELPAYFVNAQTLAPRDHVAMQAAAQEWVDSSISKTINCPEDIGFEEFKDVYLAAWDLGCKGCTTYRPNAVTGSVLSVSETTEKAPEADKGADVVYLTEPLDRPAALEGATYKLKWPGSEHAIYITINDIVQGNHRRPFEIFINSKNMEHYAWTVALTRMVSAVFRRGGDVSFVVEELKAVFDPRGGAWMAGRYVPSILAAIGGVIERHLVETGFMAGEGLGLKSDPKAEVVAVGEAPRGPACSACGQYGMRMVEGCMTCPSCGHSKCG; from the coding sequence ATGAGTCGCTTTGCTGTCCCTATTGCCGAACAGATCTGGAACATGAAGTACCGGATGAAGGATGCCGAGGGGCAGCCGGTCGATGCCACGGTCGAGGACAGCTGGCGCCGCGTCGCGCGCGATCTGGCCCGCGTGGAAAGCGACCCGGCCAAGTGGGAAGACAAGTTCTACACCGCGCTGGAGGACTTCAAGTACCTGCCCGCCGGTCGCATCCTGGCGGGCGCGGGCACGGGCCGGTCGGTCACGCTGTTCAACTGCTTCGTCATGGGCACCGTGCCCGACAGCATGGCGGGCATCTTCGACATGCTCAAGGAAGCGGCCCTGACCATGCAGCAGGGCGGCGGCATCGGGTACGACTTCTCGACGGTCCGCCCGCGCGGCGCGGCGGTCAAGGGCGTGGCGGCGGATGCCTCGGGCCCCTTGTCCTTCATGGATGTCTGGGACGCGATGTGCCGCACGATCATGTCGGCGGGCTCGCGCCGCGGCGCGATGATGGCCACGATGCGCTGCGACCACCCCGATGTGGAACAGTTCATCGAGGCCAAGCAGGACAGCGCCCGCCTGCGCATGTTCAACCTGTCGGTGCTGATCACCGACGACTTCATGGAAGCCGTGCGCGCCGATGGTCCGTGGGAGCTGAAGTTCGACGGCCGCGTCTACAGCACCGTGCAGGCGCTGGACCTGTGGAACAGGATCATGAAGGCGACCTACGACTTCGCCGAGCCGGGCGTGATCTTCATCGACCGGATCAACAAGGCCAACAACCTGTCCTATGTCGAGACCATCGCCGCCACGAACCCCTGCGGCGAGCAGCCTTTGCCGCCCTATGGCGCCTGCCTGCTGGGCTCGATCAACCTGGCGCGGCTGGTGACGGACCCCTTCACCGATGCGGCGCAGCTGGATCCCGAGGGGCTGAACGATCTGGTCCGCACCGCCGTGCGGATGATGGACAACGTGGTCGATGCGTCGAAATTCCCGCTGGAGGCGCAGGCCGAGGAGGCGCGCAACAAGCGCCGCATCGGTCTGGGCGTCACCGGGCTTGCCGACGCGCTGCTGATGCTGGGCCTGCGCTACGGCGCCGATGACGCGGTCGAGCAGACCCGCGTCTGGATGAAGGCCATCGCGCGGGCCGCGTATCTGGCCTCGGTCGATCTGGCGAAGGAGAAGGGCGCCTTCCCGCTGTTCGACGCCGAGAAATACCTGGCCTCGGGCTTCATGTCCAAGATGGACGAGGACGTGCGCGACGCGATCCGCGAGCATGGCATCCGCAACGCGCTGCTGACCTCGATCGCGCCGACCGGGACGATCAGCCTCTATGCGGGCAACGTGTCCTCGGGGATCGAGCCGGTCTTCGCCTATGCCTATACCCGCAAGGTCCTGCAGAAGGACGGCAGCCGGACCGAGGAAGAGGTCGTCGATTACGCCGTCCAGATGTGGCGCGACCTCAAGGGCGACGCCGAACTGCCCGCCTATTTCGTGAACGCTCAGACCCTGGCGCCGCGCGACCACGTGGCCATGCAGGCGGCGGCGCAGGAATGGGTGGACAGCTCCATCTCCAAGACCATCAACTGCCCCGAGGATATCGGCTTCGAGGAGTTCAAGGACGTCTATCTGGCGGCATGGGATCTGGGCTGCAAGGGCTGCACCACCTATCGCCCGAACGCCGTCACCGGGTCGGTCCTGTCGGTCAGCGAGACGACCGAGAAGGCCCCCGAGGCCGACAAGGGCGCCGACGTGGTCTATCTGACCGAGCCGCTGGACCGTCCGGCGGCGCTGGAAGGCGCGACCTACAAGCTGAAATGGCCGGGCAGCGAGCACGCCATCTACATCACCATCAACGACATCGTGCAGGGCAACCACCGCCGCCCGTTCGAAATCTTCATCAACTCGAAGAACATGGAGCATTACGCCTGGACCGTCGCGCTGACGCGCATGGTCTCGGCCGTGTTCCGCCGCGGGGGCGACGTGTCCTTCGTGGTCGAGGAGCTGAAGGCCGTCTTCGATCCGCGCGGCGGCGCCTGGATGGCGGGACGCTACGTCCCCTCGATCCTTGCGGCGATCGGCGGCGTCATCGAGCGCCATCTGGTCGAGACGGGCTTCATGGCGGGCGAGGGGCTGGGCCTCAAGTCCGACCCCAAGGCCGAGGTCGTGGCGGTGGGCGAGGCCCCGCGCGGCCCCGCCTGCTCGGCCTGCGGGCAATACGGGATGCGCATGGTCGAGGGCTGCATGACCTGCCCCAGCTGCGGCCATTCCAAATGCGGCTGA
- a CDS encoding Crp/Fnr family transcriptional regulator, producing the protein MQPPRTDPGQGRDWLSVLIDTRSSLIAGMTPEAMAAMLDQAQILYLRRPRQVLRQGEVARKGYLILKGRIEVSYIDVDGNRVLAHLAGPGEALGEVEQFSGRTCAATCTTLPDTTVMVFDAALILRHLPAALLLRNLAGIFHDRLIRDTRQRSVAMFYAAEDRVRIHLLAMTSPETPVVQLSQTELAGFAGCSRQTVNKTLSALRAEGIVQMGRGTVRVLDRARLEGIRPRPPEGLPGEDPRHVPPDADRAPPPDPGRPDGAGEGMPKA; encoded by the coding sequence ATGCAGCCTCCGAGGACGGATCCCGGGCAGGGCAGGGACTGGCTGTCGGTGCTGATCGACACCCGGTCGTCGCTGATCGCCGGCATGACGCCCGAGGCCATGGCTGCCATGCTGGACCAGGCCCAGATCCTGTATCTGCGCCGCCCCCGGCAGGTGCTGCGCCAGGGCGAGGTCGCGCGGAAGGGCTATCTGATCCTGAAGGGGCGCATCGAGGTCAGCTATATCGACGTCGACGGCAACCGCGTGCTGGCCCATCTGGCCGGGCCCGGCGAGGCCTTGGGCGAGGTCGAGCAATTCTCGGGGCGGACCTGCGCGGCCACCTGCACGACCCTGCCGGACACGACGGTGATGGTCTTCGACGCGGCCCTGATCCTGCGCCACCTGCCGGCGGCCCTGCTGCTGCGCAATCTGGCCGGGATCTTTCACGACCGCCTGATCCGCGACACGCGTCAGCGATCGGTCGCCATGTTCTATGCCGCCGAGGACCGGGTGCGCATCCATCTGCTGGCCATGACCTCGCCCGAGACGCCCGTCGTCCAGCTGAGCCAGACCGAGCTTGCGGGCTTTGCGGGCTGCTCGCGCCAGACGGTGAACAAGACGCTGTCGGCCCTGCGCGCCGAGGGCATCGTCCAGATGGGACGGGGCACCGTCCGGGTGCTGGACCGCGCCCGGCTGGAGGGGATCCGCCCCCGCCCGCCCGAGGGCCTGCCGGGCGAGGATCCGCGCCATGTGCCGCCCGACGCGGACCGGGCCCCGCCCCCCGATCCGGGCCGGCCCGACGGGGCCGGAGAGGGCATGCCGAAAGCGTGA